The Anaeromyxobacter sp. Fw109-5 genomic interval CGGGGGGAGCCGCTCGGAGTCCTCCTCCTCGACGAGTCCCGCCGGCTTCGCCACTTCACGGAGGCCGAGGTGCAGCGCGTGGCCGCGGTCGGGAACCAGCTCGCGGTGGCCATCGAGAACGCGCGCCTGTACCAGGCCGCGCGGAATCGGCTCGCCGAGCTCTCGGCGGTGATCGACGTCGCCCGGGTGGTGTCCTCCTCCCTCGAGCTCGAGGAGGTGCTGGGCGCGGGCGCCGAGCAGCTGATGCGCACGCTCGAGAGCCCCGCGTGCGCGATCCTCCTCGGCGACGGGCGCGGTCAGGCGCTGCGCCGCGCGGCCTCACGGGGCGCCCTGATCGGAGCGGAGCGGCTGTCGCTGGCCGAGCCGTCGCTCGCGCGCGCCGCGCTCGAGGCGCGCGCGCCCCTCACCGGGCCCGCGGACGCGGGCGCGGCGGACGGGCCGCCCGTCCTCGCCGTGCCGCTCCACGTCCGCGACCAGCCGGTCGGGGTGGCGCTCGTGGCCGGGGCGGACGCGGAGCGCACCTTCACCCCCGGAGAGCTCTCGCGCGCCATGGCCATCGCGAGCCAGCTCGCCGTCGCGGTGGACAACGCCCGCCTCTACTCGGAGACGCGCCGCCGCGCCGAGGAGCTCGCCCTCCTGCACGACGTGGGACGCTCGCTCGCGACCCTCGACATCGAGCAGGTGCTCGGCGAGGGCGTGAAGAACCTCGCGCGCATCGTCGAGTGTCCCGCGGCGTTCCTGGCGCTGGGCACGAGCGAGGGGGCAGACCTCGACGTCCGCGCCGTGGCCGGCCCCATCCGCCCCCTGCTCGGGAAGCGCCTCTCGGCGGGCGCGACGGCGCTCGTGGCGCGGGTCCTCGAGCGGCGCGAGCCGCTCGCGCTCGAGAACGTCGACGAGGACGCTCGCATCTCGGCGGAGGCCCGGGCGCTCACGGGGGCGCGCGCGGCGGTCGTCCTGCCGCTCCTCGTGCGCGAGCGCGCCATCGGCGTCGCCGTCGTCCTCGACACGCGCGGGGAGCGGCGCTTCACGTCCGCCGAGATCCAGCGGGCGGCGGCCATCTCGAACCAGCTCGCCGTCGCCGCCGACAACGCCCGCCTGTACGAGGACCTGCGCGGGAGCTACGCCGAGCTCGGGCGCGCGCAGCGCCAGCTCATCCAGCAGGAGCGGCTCGCGGCGCTCGGCGAGCTCTCCGCGGTCGTCGCCCACGAGGTGCGCAACCCCCTCGGCGTCATCTTCAACTCGCTGGGCTCGCTGCGGCGCCTGCTCCGCCCCGCCGGCGACGCGAAGCTGCTCCTCGACATCGTGGGCGAGGAGGCGGACCGGCTGAACCGGATCGTCGGCGACCTGCTCGACTTCGCCCGCCCCTCCGACCCGCAGCTCCGGCCCGAGCGGCTGGAGCGCGTCGTCGAGGAGGCCATCCACACCGCGCTCGCGCAGAACCCGCAGGGGGTGGAGGTGAGCCGGGACGTGGACCCGGAGCTGCCGGCCGTGCCCATCGACGCGCGGCTGGTGCGGCAGGCGGTGATCAACGTGGCGGTGAACGCCATCCAGGCGATGCCGCGCGGCGGCCGGCTCACCGTGCGCGTCCGCCGCGAGGACGGCACGGCCGCGCTCGACGTCGAGGACACCGGCCCGGGCATCCCGGACGAGGTGAAGCACCGCATCTTCGAGCCGTTCTTCACGACGAAGGCCAGCGGCACCGGGCTCGGGCTCGCCGTCGTGAAGCGGATCGTGGACGGACACGGCGGCGAGCTGGTGGTACACAGCCGTCCGGGGGCCGGCACGCTGTTCCGCATCCGCCTGCCGCTGCGCGACCCCGCGTCCGCCGAAAAGGAGCCCCGCCTTGGCTGAGATCCCCCCCGGCATGCCCGCCCCGGACGAACCGCGCCTGGAGCCGCGCGGCGGCGCGCTCGTGGCCGGCAAGATCCTGGTGGTCGACGACCAGAAGAACATGCGCGCCACCACGGCGATCGTGCTGCGCCAGGGGGGGCACACCGTCGAGGAGGCGGAGGACGGCGCGGCGGCGGTCCAGCGCATCCAGCAGGAGACCTTCGACGTCGTCCTGACGGACCTGCGCATGCCCAGCGTCGACGGCATGGAGGTGCTGCGCGCGGCGCAGCGGCTCGCTCCCGAGACGCAGGTCATCGTCATGACCGCCTACGGGACCATCGAGTCCGCGGTCGACGCGATCCGGCAGGGCGCGTACGACTTCCTCGCGAAGCCCTTCAAGGAGGACGAGCTCCTCCTGCGCGTCTCGAAGGCGCTCGAGAAGCGCCGCCTGCTCGGCGAGGTGAGCCTCCTCGCCGGCGAGTTCCGCAAGCGGTACGGCCTCGAGCACATCGTCGGCCGCTCCTCGGCCATGCGCGACGTGCTCGATCGTGTCGTGCGCATCGCCCCCACCGACGCCACCGTCCTCGTCAGCGGAGAGTCCGGCACGGGCAAGGAGCTCGTCGCGCGGGCCATCCACGTGGCGAGCCGCCGCGGCGACAAGCCGTTCGTGCCGGTGAACTGCGCCGCCATCACCGAGACGCTCCTCGAGTCGGAGCTCTTCGGGCACGCGAAGGGCGCCTTCACCGGCGCCGTCCGCGCCCGGCGAGGGATGTTCGAGGAGGCGAACGGCGGCACGCTCTTCATCGACGAGATCGGCGAGACCGCGCCCGGCTTCCAGGCGAAGCTCCTGCGCGCCCTGCAGGAGGGAGAGATCCGCCGCGTGGGCGAGTCGACGCCCGTCCAGGTGGACGTCCGCGTGATCGCGGCGACGAACCAGGATCTCCGCCGCGCCATCGCCGAGCGCCGCTTCCGCGAGGATCTCTACTACCGCCTCGCGGTGGTGCCGGTCCGGATCCCGCCGCTCCGGGAGCGCCGCGAGGACGTTCCCCTGCTCGCCGCGCACTTCCTCCAGCGATACAACCGCCGCACCGCCGAGGGGAAGACCCTCGCCCCCGAGGCCCTCGCGCGCCTCGTCGAGCACGACTGGCCCGGCAACGTCCGCGAGCTCGAGAACGCCATCGAGCAGGCGGCGGCGCTCTCGCCCGGGCGGGAGATCCGCGAGGGCGACGTCCAGCTCGAGCACGCGCGCGGGCTCCCCGCCGCGCCGGCGGAGGAGGCCCGTACCCTCGCCGAGGCGGTGGAGGAGGCGGAGCGGTGCGCGATCGAGGCGGCCCTGGCTCGCTGCGAGGGCGATCTCGGCCGCGTCGCGCGCGAGCTCGGCGTCTCCGCCACGACGCTGTGGCGGAAGATGAAGCGACTCGCCATCGAGGCGCGCGGGGCGCCGACGCAGCCCTGAACCCCGGCCCGTTTTTCAGCGCTGCAATGGGGTCTTTCACCCGTGCAATGCGGCGCTCGACGTCCGTGTGTGCGGCGCCTCCGCGCAGGCAGGAGCGATCCGCGAAGCGGGCGAGATCGCTCAGGACGCTTCGCGTGGTGGGGCCGGCCCCCAAATGGCACTGAAGTTGCTATGCGTGAGGGAAGAGAAGTGCAAAGCAGCCTGGTTGAAGGAGGTCCCCCCCCGCCACTTCAGCTGCGCTTTGCACTTCTCTTTTCTTTTTCTCGCGGCGCGCATGGCCTCGTTCCTCATCGTCGACGCTGACCGCAACTTTCGCGAGGCAATCGCCATCGCGCTCAGGCTGGACGGGCACACCGCGGTGGTGGTGGCGAGCGCGGACGAGGCGCTCGCCCGGATCGGCCACGGTCCGCTCGACTGCTGCGTCGTGGACGCGCACCTGCTCGGCGCCGACGAGGTGCTGGAGGCGGCGGGCGCCGCCGGCGCGCGCACGGTCGTGACCGGACCCCACGAGGACCTGCTCGCCCACGCCGCCCGTCGCCACCCGCTCGCGCAGCCGCTCGCCAAGCCCTTCGCCGCCGACGCGCTGGCGCACCTGCCGGCTTCCTGATCCCGGACGCGAACGCAGGCGCGCCCGCCGTACCGCGCGGTGCGCGGCGCGACGGGCGCGAACACGCCGTCGATGCGCGGCCTACAGGAGGATCGCGCCGGCCGCCTGCGCGAGCCGCACGACCGGATCCGCGACGATGCCGAGCAGCACGACCACCGCCACCGCGGCCGCCAGCGCGAAGGACATCGCGGGAGACGAGAGCGTCTCGCTCTCCCCCACCGCCGGCCGCATGTACATGTAGAC includes:
- a CDS encoding sigma-54 dependent transcriptional regulator yields the protein MAEIPPGMPAPDEPRLEPRGGALVAGKILVVDDQKNMRATTAIVLRQGGHTVEEAEDGAAAVQRIQQETFDVVLTDLRMPSVDGMEVLRAAQRLAPETQVIVMTAYGTIESAVDAIRQGAYDFLAKPFKEDELLLRVSKALEKRRLLGEVSLLAGEFRKRYGLEHIVGRSSAMRDVLDRVVRIAPTDATVLVSGESGTGKELVARAIHVASRRGDKPFVPVNCAAITETLLESELFGHAKGAFTGAVRARRGMFEEANGGTLFIDEIGETAPGFQAKLLRALQEGEIRRVGESTPVQVDVRVIAATNQDLRRAIAERRFREDLYYRLAVVPVRIPPLRERREDVPLLAAHFLQRYNRRTAEGKTLAPEALARLVEHDWPGNVRELENAIEQAAALSPGREIREGDVQLEHARGLPAAPAEEARTLAEAVEEAERCAIEAALARCEGDLGRVARELGVSATTLWRKMKRLAIEARGAPTQP